A section of the Saccopteryx leptura isolate mSacLep1 chromosome 4, mSacLep1_pri_phased_curated, whole genome shotgun sequence genome encodes:
- the CD7 gene encoding LOW QUALITY PROTEIN: T-cell antigen CD7 (The sequence of the model RefSeq protein was modified relative to this genomic sequence to represent the inferred CDS: substituted 1 base at 1 genomic stop codon) — protein sequence MVPFILLIFFILGGLLVWCRSHRPYTVTPEGSSINITCCTHGFLHGIYLKKSSWPKEANVTYDDNKDPTIDSRFRGFITFSGPQHNLQSADTGTYFCEAIMEVDKASGSGTLVMVTDTLFQTVSTCQESQLINFIIVIALGVGFFLIALGLGAMCVLRRMXLKKLCWARDRSSVCVVYKDMSCSRQDTTLNHYQ from the exons ATGGTCCCCTTCATCCTCCTCATCTTCTTCATCCTCGGCGGCTTATTGGTCTGGTGCAGAAG TCACCGCCCCTATACAGTCACCCCAGAGGGGAGCTCTATCAACATCACCTGCTGCACCCATGGGTTCCTGCATGGGATCTACCTGAAGAAAAGTTCCTGGCCAAAAGAAGCCAATGTGACATATGACGATAATAAGGACCCCACTATAGATTCACGGTTCAGGGGCTTCATCACTTTCTCAGGGCCGCAGCACAACCTGCAGTCAGCTGACACTGGTACCTACTTCTGTGAGGCCATCATGGAGGTGGACAAAGCCTCGGGCTCAGGTACCTTGGTGATGGTGACAG aCACACTGTTCCAAACAGTGAGCACATGCCAGGAAAGTCAGCTGATAAACTTTATCATCGTCATTGCGCTGGGCGTTGGCTTCTTCCTTATTGCACTGGGACTGGGGGCCATGTGTGTGCTGAGGAGGATGTAG CTCAAGAAACTGTGCTGGGCAAGGGATAGGAGCTCAGTGTGTGTGGTGTACAAAGACATGTCCTGTAGCCGCCAGGACACCACCCTCAACCACTACCAATGA
- the SECTM1 gene encoding secreted and transmembrane protein 1: MLTSAPSLPVPIMLWTLVLMLVSLSSQMEEVWDQPTCTKGAVSVTRGERAVMTYNTSSSFHSITICQIIPNRTDCQLLFKDMTLGNISQDGWQLCVQETMAQLVIEKVQDTQAGQYKWIILKTFN, translated from the exons ATGCTGACCTCAGCGCCCTCCCTCCCTGTTCCTATAATGCTCTGGACCCTGGTGCTCATGCTTGTCTCCTTGAGCTCTCAGATGGAAGAAG TCTGGGACCAACCCACTTGCACCAAGGGCGCAGTCTCTGTGACCAGGGGTGAGCGTGCTGTGATGACCTACAACACATCCAGCAGCTTCCACAGCATCACCATCTGCCAGATCATCCCCAACAGGACAGACTGCCAGCTCCTCTTTAAGGACATGACCTTAGGAAACATTTCTCAGGATGGGTGGCAGCTCTGTGTTCAAGAAACCATGGCACAGCTGGTGATAGAGAAAGTCCAGGACACTCAGGCTGGGCAATACAAGTGGATAATATTGAAAACGTTCAATTGA